One Pseudodesulfovibrio senegalensis DNA segment encodes these proteins:
- a CDS encoding rhodanese-like domain-containing protein, whose protein sequence is MIKTLLKETILVMGLSLVFAAGSYAVRPHGFPQVNRPTAIKLPESVTTLDAKQAKAAHECEHNLFVDSRNSFDFDLGHIPGAINIPLDEAITDDSVLDTLPKQKRLVVYCSNIKCQWAEKLASLLDKKGYTTYVFPGGYKEWTKQGWATEGAQ, encoded by the coding sequence ATGATCAAAACACTACTCAAGGAAACCATTCTCGTAATGGGCCTGTCGCTCGTTTTTGCAGCAGGTTCATACGCTGTGCGTCCGCACGGTTTTCCGCAGGTGAACCGCCCCACGGCAATAAAACTGCCCGAAAGCGTCACCACGCTGGATGCGAAACAGGCCAAGGCCGCCCATGAGTGCGAACACAACCTGTTCGTGGACAGTCGGAATTCGTTCGATTTCGACCTGGGGCACATTCCGGGCGCAATCAACATTCCGTTGGACGAAGCAATCACGGACGACTCCGTGCTAGACACCCTGCCAAAGCAGAAAAGGCTTGTGGTTTATTGCAGCAACATCAAATGCCAATGGGCCGAAAAACTGGCATCCCTGTTGGATAAAAAAGGCTATACCACATACGTCTTCCCCGGCGGATACAAGGAATGGACGAAACAGGGATGGGCAACGGAGGGCGCGCAATGA
- the thrC gene encoding threonine synthase, whose product MEYFCLGCGKRYPANELYYTCPECGGVFLLDNLDFDTLKQTPGHEWRAIFDQRAATKNTALRGIFRFYELMAPVLEQEDIVYLGEGNTPTIESSPALRAETGLHTAYKNDGQNPSASFKDRGMACAFSYLRSLIRANDWDQILTVCASTGDTSAAAALYASYAGDAIKSVVILPQGKVTAAQLSQPLGSGATVLEVPGVFDDCMKVVEHLADNYRVALLNSKNAWRILGQESYAYEVAQWFDWDMAGKCIFVPIGNAGNITAIMAGFLKLHDLGIIDTVPRIFGVQSHHADPVYRYYAADSGQRKFEPVAVTPSVAQAAMIGNPVSFPRVRHFAERFEAVGGKHSFQVIQVTEQMIMDAMIQANRNGHIACTQGGESLAGAKRAKELGLVDENELCILDSTAHHLKFVDFQTMYFEDSFPAEFEVSPDRSLANAPELVIDPEEKERLSAAEYTTATAERVVAKLGLQTRSR is encoded by the coding sequence ATGGAATATTTCTGCCTCGGCTGTGGCAAGCGCTATCCCGCCAACGAATTGTATTACACCTGCCCGGAATGCGGCGGCGTTTTCCTGCTGGACAACCTTGATTTCGATACGCTCAAGCAGACTCCGGGCCACGAATGGCGCGCCATATTCGACCAGCGTGCAGCCACGAAAAACACGGCCCTGCGAGGCATTTTCCGTTTTTACGAACTCATGGCCCCGGTGCTGGAGCAGGAAGATATCGTCTACCTTGGCGAAGGCAACACCCCGACCATCGAGTCCAGCCCTGCCCTGCGCGCGGAAACCGGATTGCACACCGCATACAAGAACGACGGCCAGAACCCGAGCGCATCGTTTAAGGACCGCGGCATGGCCTGCGCCTTCAGCTACCTGCGCTCCCTGATTCGTGCCAACGACTGGGATCAGATCCTCACGGTCTGCGCGTCCACGGGCGACACGTCCGCCGCGGCAGCCCTGTATGCATCCTATGCGGGCGACGCCATCAAATCCGTGGTCATCCTGCCGCAAGGCAAGGTCACCGCCGCCCAACTGTCCCAGCCGCTGGGCTCCGGCGCAACCGTGCTGGAAGTCCCCGGCGTTTTCGACGACTGCATGAAGGTCGTGGAACACCTTGCGGATAACTACCGCGTGGCTCTGCTCAACTCCAAAAACGCATGGCGCATCCTCGGGCAGGAATCCTATGCCTATGAAGTGGCGCAGTGGTTCGATTGGGACATGGCCGGAAAATGCATTTTCGTGCCCATCGGCAACGCCGGAAACATCACCGCCATCATGGCCGGTTTTCTGAAGCTGCACGATCTGGGCATCATCGACACCGTGCCGCGCATCTTCGGAGTGCAGTCCCACCACGCAGACCCAGTGTACCGCTACTATGCGGCGGACAGCGGACAGCGAAAATTCGAGCCTGTGGCCGTGACGCCGAGCGTTGCCCAGGCCGCCATGATCGGCAACCCGGTCTCCTTCCCTCGCGTACGCCATTTTGCGGAACGCTTCGAGGCCGTGGGCGGAAAACATTCCTTCCAGGTCATCCAGGTCACGGAACAGATGATCATGGACGCCATGATTCAGGCAAACCGCAATGGACACATTGCCTGCACGCAGGGTGGCGAATCCCTTGCCGGGGCCAAGCGCGCCAAGGAACTGGGCCTTGTGGACGAAAACGAGCTGTGCATCCTCGACTCCACCGCCCACCATCTGAAATTCGTGGACTTCCAGACCATGTATTTTGAAGACAGCTTCCCCGCCGAATTTGAGGTTTCGCCCGACCGTTCACTGGCCAACGCCCCGGAACTGGTCATCGATCCCGAAGAAAAGGAACGCCTTTCGGCTGCAGAATACACGACGGCCACGGCCGAACGGGTCGTTGCCAAACTCGGGCTGCAAACACGCTCGAGGTAA
- a CDS encoding DMT family transporter: MIQGLAYSVISAISFGMLVIFVKLGYRLGLDAVTMLQYRFTFGVTILFLWLLFRAPDQLRAKRKTVFRCGLIGIFIYPLQSICFASAAKYIPASTTALILYFYPVAVTLLSALFFGMRIDRTVVVSLMLVLGGCTLVFYDAFLQQMNPTGIALAFGAMATFSVYLIVVQALLRDEQPLRATLYVLLFACITYNVAGGPQAYSQLTLQTMPIAFGLGLIACVFAVTFLYLAIEKVGSAYASIFSSIEPVATLAAAALLLEENVVLLQVGGAALIVAGIVLPNLQLLRAGKALGH; this comes from the coding sequence ATGATCCAGGGACTTGCGTACTCGGTCATTTCGGCCATTTCCTTCGGCATGCTGGTCATATTCGTCAAGCTCGGCTACCGGCTTGGGCTGGATGCGGTCACCATGCTCCAGTATCGCTTCACCTTCGGCGTGACCATCCTGTTCCTGTGGCTACTGTTCAGGGCTCCCGACCAGCTCCGGGCCAAACGCAAGACTGTTTTTCGCTGCGGACTCATCGGAATATTCATCTATCCGCTGCAATCCATATGCTTCGCTTCTGCGGCCAAATACATTCCGGCCTCGACCACGGCCCTCATTCTCTATTTCTATCCGGTAGCCGTGACACTGCTCTCAGCTCTTTTTTTCGGCATGCGCATTGACCGCACGGTTGTGGTGTCGCTCATGCTGGTGTTGGGAGGATGCACGCTGGTCTTTTACGATGCCTTCCTGCAACAGATGAATCCCACGGGCATAGCCCTCGCATTCGGAGCCATGGCCACCTTTTCCGTCTATCTCATCGTGGTTCAGGCACTGCTCAGGGACGAACAGCCCCTGCGCGCCACACTGTACGTGCTGCTCTTCGCTTGCATCACCTACAACGTCGCAGGCGGGCCGCAAGCGTACTCGCAACTCACCCTGCAAACCATGCCCATAGCTTTTGGACTCGGACTGATCGCCTGTGTGTTTGCAGTAACGTTCCTGTACCTTGCCATCGAAAAGGTCGGCAGTGCCTATGCTTCCATTTTTTCAAGCATCGAACCGGTTGCAACCCTTGCGGCTGCGGCACTGCTGCTGGAAGAAAACGTGGTATTGCTGCAAGTGGGCGGGGCGGCACTGATCGTTGCCGGAATTGTACTCCCCAATCTGCAGCTGCTGCGCGCCGGAAAAGCCCTGGGCCATTAA
- a CDS encoding cobalt transporter, with protein MDWLRQADPRVKIFGVLVFGVGLWHTGVYGVLLCACIVGYLAVWILGISPQARRMTRAFTIFAAFWSLLKAAFGLWDGLPPMAVFGDAAFFGIRLLVLLHLGLVLSESTSARQIGRAFCWALRPLGTQRSWRFGLSLALMIHFIPMTIEVMQKAGQTLKLRRARLGFWLRMRVLPGMVMRIMAGKTWESALGVSARGLGRPEAWAYPLSFRVRDVFFLFGICLGGCCLFLL; from the coding sequence ATGGACTGGCTGCGACAGGCTGACCCGCGCGTGAAAATATTCGGGGTGCTCGTCTTCGGGGTGGGGCTGTGGCACACCGGAGTGTACGGGGTGCTGTTGTGTGCCTGTATCGTGGGGTATTTGGCGGTTTGGATTCTTGGAATCAGCCCGCAGGCCCGGCGCATGACCCGGGCATTCACAATTTTTGCTGCTTTTTGGTCATTGCTCAAGGCCGCGTTCGGTCTGTGGGACGGTTTGCCGCCAATGGCCGTGTTCGGCGACGCCGCTTTTTTCGGAATTCGGTTATTGGTTTTGCTGCATCTGGGCCTTGTGCTTTCGGAATCCACTTCTGCCCGTCAGATCGGTCGGGCCTTTTGCTGGGCGCTCAGGCCTTTGGGCACGCAGCGCAGTTGGCGTTTCGGGTTGTCGTTGGCCCTGATGATTCATTTTATTCCGATGACTATTGAAGTGATGCAAAAAGCCGGGCAAACCCTGAAGTTGCGCCGCGCCCGTCTGGGGTTTTGGCTCAGGATGCGGGTGTTGCCCGGCATGGTCATGCGCATTATGGCCGGCAAGACATGGGAGAGCGCCCTGGGCGTCAGTGCCCGCGGACTGGGGCGACCCGAGGCCTGGGCGTACCCTCTTTCCTTCCGGGTTCGCGATGTGTTTTTTCTTTTTGGGATATGTCTAGGCGGATGCTGCCTTTTTCTGCTCTGA
- a CDS encoding OmpP1/FadL family transporter, giving the protein MKNILGAFCALAVLCMVSLMGVTKADAAGFGLYEWSNRANGMGGALIALADEPSAIAYNPAGMTQLEGTQTQVGMTLIAPSASLEIGGETYDTAHKVYTPPHMYLTHQLNDDFWVGFGAYTRFGVGTNYDNDWAGRYNVYKASLESYSLSPAVAYKINDDWSVGAALDCMYLSFDLRQYTSPLAPTGDSDFHLDNHGWAWGWNVSTRYEITDKAAVGLMYRAPQRLVGSGESKLIDSGLTEDLTMRATLPGSVSMGFAYKFTDTFRVEVDAIYTNWSDYKKIEYRFGDATALQAFGSLSSDIDSDKYWNDVWRYQLGAEWDVADHHTIRAGIVLDESPIQKGYEDYMLPSNDRVMYSAGYSYSDSAWSVDLSLMYLDMLGRHIDANLAKGVYDTEISNSHAWLGGVSFSYAF; this is encoded by the coding sequence ATGAAAAATATTTTGGGGGCCTTTTGTGCCCTGGCCGTGCTGTGCATGGTTTCGTTGATGGGGGTTACCAAAGCCGACGCGGCCGGTTTTGGTCTGTATGAATGGAGCAACCGGGCCAACGGTATGGGCGGGGCGTTGATCGCCCTGGCGGATGAACCTTCCGCCATTGCCTACAACCCTGCGGGCATGACCCAGCTAGAAGGTACGCAGACCCAGGTTGGCATGACGCTGATTGCCCCGTCCGCCAGTCTTGAAATCGGTGGTGAAACATACGATACCGCGCACAAGGTGTATACACCGCCGCACATGTATTTGACCCACCAGCTCAATGATGATTTTTGGGTCGGTTTTGGCGCGTATACCCGTTTTGGTGTGGGCACCAATTATGACAACGACTGGGCGGGCCGTTACAATGTCTACAAGGCCAGCCTTGAGTCCTATTCCCTGAGTCCGGCCGTGGCCTACAAGATCAACGACGATTGGTCCGTTGGGGCTGCTCTGGACTGTATGTATCTTTCCTTTGACCTGCGTCAGTACACCAGTCCTCTGGCTCCTACCGGTGATTCGGATTTTCATCTGGACAACCATGGGTGGGCTTGGGGTTGGAACGTTTCCACGCGTTATGAAATAACGGACAAGGCGGCTGTCGGCCTTATGTACCGCGCCCCGCAGCGTCTTGTGGGCAGTGGCGAATCCAAACTTATTGATTCCGGTCTGACCGAAGACCTGACCATGCGCGCCACCTTGCCCGGTAGCGTAAGCATGGGGTTTGCCTACAAGTTCACGGATACATTTCGCGTGGAAGTGGATGCCATTTATACCAACTGGAGTGACTACAAAAAAATCGAGTATCGATTTGGGGATGCCACGGCCTTGCAGGCATTTGGTAGCCTGAGCTCGGATATCGATTCCGACAAGTATTGGAATGATGTATGGCGCTATCAGCTTGGTGCGGAATGGGATGTGGCCGACCACCATACGATTCGTGCCGGTATCGTTCTGGACGAAAGCCCGATCCAGAAAGGCTATGAAGATTACATGCTGCCCTCCAACGACAGGGTCATGTATTCGGCTGGTTATTCGTATTCCGATTCCGCGTGGTCCGTGGACCTTTCGCTCATGTATCTGGATATGCTCGGAAGGCATATCGATGCCAACCTGGCCAAAGGCGTGTATGACACGGAAATAAGCAACAGCCATGCCTGGCTTGGCGGTGTGAGTTTTTCCTACGCATTCTAG
- a CDS encoding PilZ domain-containing protein, with amino-acid sequence MKSSFDIELYSKMILEFPEDRERMNCRFIGLMPDEYVVVRVPLVPGIRNRLEPDSPVELRFLEQGSLVGFRTEVIAYQATPFSLMFVRYPQRLDRHELRKEKRMECRLATLISKGDSQWKGVTVDISKGGCHCRLDAGTMEKPDLKKGDHVKGAFQFIDGESQPFRATIASIGKRDGLLTLGLSFPDDKSAPPEKLYAYLQGMAAMLG; translated from the coding sequence GTGAAGTCTTCGTTTGATATTGAATTGTATTCCAAGATGATTCTTGAATTTCCCGAGGACAGGGAACGCATGAATTGCCGGTTCATCGGGTTGATGCCGGATGAATACGTAGTGGTCCGGGTGCCGCTGGTTCCGGGGATCAGAAATCGTCTGGAGCCGGATAGTCCCGTTGAGTTGCGTTTTTTGGAACAGGGCAGTCTCGTGGGTTTCAGGACCGAAGTGATCGCCTACCAAGCCACACCGTTTTCCCTCATGTTCGTCCGCTATCCTCAGCGGCTTGATCGTCATGAGTTGCGGAAAGAAAAACGTATGGAGTGCCGTTTGGCGACGTTGATCAGCAAAGGGGATTCCCAGTGGAAAGGCGTGACCGTGGATATCAGCAAGGGCGGGTGTCATTGCAGACTTGATGCCGGAACTATGGAAAAACCGGATTTAAAAAAAGGTGATCACGTAAAGGGTGCTTTTCAGTTCATCGATGGAGAGAGTCAGCCTTTTCGTGCCACAATCGCCAGCATTGGCAAAAGGGACGGCCTTTTGACATTGGGCCTGTCGTTTCCCGACGACAAGAGTGCCCCGCCCGAAAAGCTGTATGCGTATCTTCAGGGAATGGCGGCGATGCTGGGTTAA
- a CDS encoding MauE/DoxX family redox-associated membrane protein gives MKILNMVPRIVVGLLLMYASTEKLMNPDAFAVSVANYDLLPTALVGPVALWLPWLEMLTGILLVAGRFTMGAATTAATLMMVFSAAVGISYLRGLDINCGCFSLNPESVADMRLVLLRDLGLLALCVIALTRAVSEQKKAASA, from the coding sequence ATGAAAATATTGAACATGGTGCCACGCATTGTCGTCGGCCTGCTACTCATGTACGCCTCTACGGAAAAACTCATGAATCCGGATGCCTTTGCGGTTTCCGTGGCCAATTACGACCTGTTGCCCACAGCATTGGTCGGTCCGGTTGCGCTCTGGCTTCCGTGGCTTGAAATGCTCACCGGCATTCTGCTGGTTGCGGGACGCTTCACCATGGGAGCGGCAACAACGGCCGCCACGCTCATGATGGTCTTTTCCGCTGCCGTGGGAATAAGCTATCTGCGTGGGCTGGACATCAACTGCGGTTGTTTTTCGCTGAATCCGGAAAGCGTGGCCGACATGCGTCTGGTGCTGCTCCGGGATCTCGGCCTGCTGGCCCTCTGCGTAATTGCCCTGACCCGGGCCGTATCAGAGCAGAAAAAGGCAGCATCCGCCTAG
- a CDS encoding phenylacetate--CoA ligase family protein, with translation MFYHPEESLQRSELDQLQTERLKAVVENARKSPFYAERLKGFDTREISTPADIVKLPFTTKDDLRSQYPYGLLTRPLDEFVRLHASSGTTGSPTAIFYTQKDIDTWADLMARSMHTAGIRKSDVLQNMSGYGLFTGGLGIHNGSERLGCLTIPAGAGNTRRQIKLIRDFNVTVLHIIPSFALYFAQKVREEGFDPKDMPWRIALIGAEPHTEETRQRIEELMHIKAYNSYGLSEMNGPGVAFECTEQSGMHVWEDAYIPEIIDPVTGEHVAEGEIGELVMTTLRRDGMPIIRYRTRDLTRFIPGECACGRKHRRIDRIAGRADDMLIVKGVNIYPMQIEQVLMSMPEVGQNYLIELFHEGFMDQIRIKVEIKDQFFVEDMRALQNLQKSIASRLCSEILVTPRVELVMHDSIPKAEGKAVRVVDLRDKE, from the coding sequence ATGTTCTATCATCCGGAAGAATCCCTCCAGCGCTCCGAACTGGACCAACTCCAGACCGAACGCCTCAAGGCAGTCGTCGAAAACGCCCGCAAATCTCCTTTCTACGCCGAACGACTGAAAGGATTCGACACCCGAGAAATCTCCACCCCTGCCGATATCGTCAAACTGCCCTTTACCACCAAGGACGACCTGCGCTCGCAATATCCCTACGGCCTGCTGACCCGGCCTCTGGACGAATTTGTGCGGCTGCATGCATCTTCCGGGACAACAGGCAGCCCCACCGCAATTTTCTATACCCAAAAGGACATCGACACCTGGGCTGATCTCATGGCCCGCTCCATGCACACGGCAGGCATACGCAAATCCGACGTGCTGCAAAATATGTCCGGCTACGGGCTGTTCACCGGAGGACTGGGAATCCACAACGGTTCCGAACGCCTGGGCTGCCTGACAATCCCGGCAGGCGCGGGCAACACACGCCGCCAGATCAAACTCATCCGTGACTTCAACGTCACCGTGCTGCACATCATCCCCTCCTTCGCCCTGTATTTCGCCCAAAAGGTACGCGAGGAAGGCTTTGATCCCAAAGACATGCCGTGGCGCATCGCATTGATCGGTGCGGAGCCGCACACCGAGGAAACCCGCCAGCGCATTGAAGAGCTCATGCACATCAAGGCCTACAACTCATACGGACTTTCCGAAATGAACGGTCCGGGGGTAGCCTTCGAGTGTACGGAACAGAGCGGCATGCACGTATGGGAAGATGCCTATATCCCTGAAATCATAGATCCAGTCACAGGTGAGCACGTTGCCGAAGGGGAAATCGGCGAACTGGTCATGACCACCCTGCGGCGCGATGGCATGCCCATCATCCGCTACCGCACCCGGGACCTGACCCGGTTCATTCCCGGCGAATGTGCCTGTGGCCGCAAGCACCGCCGCATCGACCGCATTGCCGGCCGGGCGGATGACATGCTCATCGTCAAGGGCGTAAACATTTACCCCATGCAGATAGAACAGGTGCTCATGAGCATGCCCGAGGTTGGCCAGAACTACCTCATCGAACTGTTCCATGAAGGCTTCATGGACCAGATTCGCATCAAGGTCGAAATCAAGGACCAATTCTTCGTGGAAGATATGCGCGCACTGCAAAACCTGCAAAAATCCATTGCCTCGCGCCTGTGCAGCGAGATTCTGGTCACGCCCCGGGTGGAACTGGTCATGCACGATTCCATCCCCAAGGCAGAAGGCAAGGCCGTACGCGTGGTGGACCTCAGGGACAAGGAGTAA
- a CDS encoding ABC transporter ATP-binding protein, with translation MMIHLNDLSYGYSRGVDVLSGISLSVKPGQLLGLVGANGSGKSTVLAIMAGLLTPRQGSVLVSGGEFLENGAGNEQRVRLVMQDADLQIVGATVEEDLLLGREAEADAGIRARDIADRFGLGDVWAAPVHSLSWGMKKKLCLAGAALDRPRVLLLDEPFSGLDYPSVREMRALIDANRQQGITQVLAAHDLEAFVDMADRLAVLEKGTLVLEGVPADVLGRVASFGVRPPCSWVLNRSVTHGEEW, from the coding sequence ATGATGATTCATTTGAATGACCTTTCATATGGGTATTCTCGGGGAGTGGACGTACTTTCGGGCATCAGCCTGTCCGTAAAGCCCGGACAGCTGCTGGGTCTTGTGGGCGCCAACGGAAGCGGAAAATCCACTGTGCTTGCGATCATGGCCGGACTTCTGACCCCTCGGCAGGGCAGCGTGCTCGTGTCCGGGGGGGAGTTTTTGGAAAACGGAGCCGGCAATGAACAGCGGGTTCGTCTGGTAATGCAGGACGCGGACCTGCAAATTGTTGGCGCAACCGTTGAAGAAGATTTGCTGCTGGGCAGAGAGGCTGAAGCTGATGCCGGAATCAGGGCACGGGATATTGCCGATCGTTTTGGGCTGGGGGATGTCTGGGCCGCGCCGGTGCATTCGTTATCGTGGGGCATGAAGAAAAAACTGTGCCTTGCTGGCGCAGCGCTTGACAGGCCGCGGGTTTTACTGCTGGACGAGCCCTTCAGCGGTTTGGATTATCCTTCGGTTCGAGAAATGCGCGCATTGATCGATGCCAACAGGCAACAAGGCATTACGCAGGTTCTTGCAGCCCACGATCTCGAGGCGTTTGTGGATATGGCGGACAGGCTGGCCGTTTTGGAAAAGGGCACACTGGTGCTGGAAGGCGTGCCCGCTGATGTCTTGGGCCGAGTCGCTTCATTCGGGGTGCGGCCTCCGTGCAGTTGGGTGCTGAACCGTAGCGTGACCCATGGGGAAGAGTGGTAG
- a CDS encoding rhodanese-like domain-containing protein: MDHGIENLTVDGVRKFFSARTTGRYTLLDVRQPWEYEDAHLPGARLLPLPVLAEHLENETMVEPVVVYCRTGARSMAAAKLLAGVGYSRIVNMLGGMSAWEGHVAFGPMDLGLGVFSGQEAPVAIVVKAHAMEKVLQDFYILQAAQAKDAGEKAAYEELAGFEEKHMSVLETLHSRFGGAQAELIASDEKGLGEGGVVIEDFLNEHAGAFEGPQGVLQLAMMMEAQACDYYQRCMRQMTREDARDLFGVLAREELAHLKLLGRRMDVLGE; the protein is encoded by the coding sequence ATGGACCACGGGATCGAGAATCTGACTGTTGATGGCGTGAGGAAGTTTTTTTCCGCCCGTACAACAGGACGCTACACATTGCTGGATGTTCGGCAGCCCTGGGAATATGAGGATGCCCACCTTCCCGGTGCGCGTCTGCTTCCTTTGCCCGTATTGGCGGAGCATCTGGAAAATGAAACGATGGTCGAGCCTGTGGTGGTCTATTGCCGTACCGGGGCACGGAGCATGGCCGCGGCTAAATTGCTTGCGGGTGTGGGATATTCGCGGATCGTGAATATGCTCGGAGGCATGTCGGCCTGGGAGGGGCATGTCGCGTTCGGCCCCATGGATTTGGGGCTGGGCGTTTTCAGTGGACAGGAGGCCCCTGTTGCAATCGTTGTGAAAGCCCATGCCATGGAAAAGGTTTTACAGGATTTTTACATACTGCAAGCCGCGCAAGCAAAAGATGCCGGAGAAAAAGCGGCGTATGAAGAATTGGCTGGTTTTGAGGAAAAACACATGTCGGTTCTGGAGACGCTTCATTCCCGTTTCGGAGGAGCGCAGGCGGAATTGATTGCCTCGGACGAAAAAGGTCTGGGCGAAGGCGGGGTGGTCATCGAAGACTTTCTCAACGAGCACGCTGGTGCGTTTGAGGGGCCTCAGGGCGTCCTGCAACTGGCCATGATGATGGAGGCGCAAGCCTGTGATTACTACCAGCGGTGTATGCGTCAGATGACACGGGAGGATGCTCGGGATCTGTTTGGCGTTTTGGCGCGCGAGGAACTGGCTCACCTCAAGCTCTTGGGCCGCCGCATGGATGTTTTGGGAGAATGA
- a CDS encoding TlyA family RNA methyltransferase: MPKKRADQLMAEQGLAESREKAKRLIMAGKAHYMHKGQKIPVAKPGQQFPEDTEFVAAQDNRFVSRGAFKLLTALEHFNIDCSGMVCLDAGASTGGFTDCLLQHGAVRVYAADVGYGQLHEKLRTDERVINLERTNIRHAEPDLIPETVNMVVADVSFISLTKILPACMQFLAADGHVVCLIKPQFELGPGQTDKGVVRDESLRQQAVQIITNFCEQELGLFTVDVEPSRIKGPKGNQEYLAYFRR; encoded by the coding sequence GTGCCGAAAAAACGGGCTGACCAACTCATGGCCGAGCAGGGCCTTGCCGAAAGCCGGGAAAAGGCCAAACGCCTGATCATGGCGGGCAAGGCCCACTACATGCACAAGGGCCAAAAGATTCCCGTGGCTAAACCGGGACAACAATTTCCCGAAGACACGGAATTCGTGGCCGCACAGGATAACCGGTTTGTGAGCCGCGGCGCGTTCAAGCTGCTCACGGCGCTGGAACATTTCAACATCGATTGCTCGGGCATGGTTTGTCTGGATGCGGGGGCATCCACGGGCGGGTTCACTGACTGCCTGCTGCAGCACGGCGCCGTGCGGGTCTATGCCGCCGATGTGGGTTACGGCCAGCTCCACGAAAAGCTGCGCACGGACGAACGGGTCATCAACCTTGAACGTACCAATATCCGCCACGCAGAGCCGGACCTGATTCCCGAAACCGTGAACATGGTCGTGGCCGACGTCTCCTTCATCTCCCTGACCAAGATACTGCCTGCGTGCATGCAGTTCCTTGCTGCGGACGGACATGTGGTCTGCCTGATAAAACCGCAATTCGAGCTCGGCCCCGGCCAAACGGACAAAGGCGTGGTGCGAGACGAATCTCTGCGGCAGCAGGCCGTGCAGATCATAACGAATTTCTGCGAGCAAGAATTGGGATTGTTCACTGTGGACGTTGAGCCGTCGCGCATCAAGGGCCCCAAAGGCAATCAGGAATATCTCGCCTATTTCCGGCGCTGA
- a CDS encoding DUF456 domain-containing protein, which translates to MEYVWAGLVIFLLVASQALQIFSGPANWVAVVLIAIWKWLSPESMTWAFVAVMAGIALTGEIMEFLLQSWGAKKYGAGRLGNIAGIIGAIVGAILGAPLLFGLGALPGALAGAYLGCLVAELRGKSFAEARHAAKGAFWGKAFGFTLKTTLGAIIVVMSIPKIWP; encoded by the coding sequence ATGGAATATGTCTGGGCAGGATTGGTCATCTTCCTGCTTGTGGCCTCGCAGGCCCTGCAGATATTCAGCGGACCGGCCAACTGGGTTGCCGTCGTTCTGATAGCCATTTGGAAGTGGCTGTCTCCGGAATCCATGACCTGGGCCTTTGTGGCGGTCATGGCCGGCATAGCCCTGACCGGCGAAATCATGGAATTCCTTCTCCAGTCATGGGGAGCGAAAAAGTATGGAGCAGGTCGACTTGGCAACATTGCCGGCATCATCGGCGCCATTGTCGGGGCCATTCTGGGCGCCCCCCTGCTGTTCGGCCTCGGCGCATTGCCCGGAGCACTGGCCGGAGCCTATCTGGGCTGCCTTGTCGCGGAACTGCGGGGCAAAAGCTTTGCCGAGGCCAGGCACGCAGCCAAGGGCGCCTTCTGGGGCAAAGCTTTCGGCTTCACGCTCAAGACAACCCTCGGGGCCATCATCGTGGTCATGTCCATACCCAAAATCTGGCCCTGA